The window tttttgtgtttatatcCAAACATAAGTTAATTTGAATTGTCAAACCTTAAGACctaaattaaatgaatatatttaattaataacatttataagtattatttaaagctacagaaaagtaaaaaatccAGGTGTTATAGTATCTTTCCATCGAAAGTAATCCATAATCATGGGCTCTATAAACTGTTTCCTTTGTGGTCtagaaataataatgtaaaaaagcaaaattaggccaggcatggtggcacacgcctgtaatagcattttggaaggccgaggtatgcgaatcacttgaggtcaggagtttgagaccagcctggccaacatggtgaaatcccgtctcttaaaatacaaaaatgagctgggagtggtggtgggtgcctatggtcccagctacttggaaggctgaggcaggagaatcgcttgaacccgggaggaggaggttgcagtgagccgagatcacccaacagacagagcaagactccatctcaaaataaataaataaagcaaaattagcAATTTACCATTTGACAGTATATAAGTGACGTGAGGTAAGTTGCTGTTAGAGATGATAATCAAGATGAGgagacttaaaacaaaaaaattacacaaatctaaaaatattttggggaacaaaaataattggaaaaaaattttaacctttgacaccttttttttttggtgggccTAATAATGTAGTATATActataacatatattaatataacccTGGAAGAACGAAGTTGTTTACTAAAGTGTTCttggtttgcttttcttttttttttgtctttgagacagggtctctgtcaccaagactggagtgcagtggtgcaatcaaggctcactgcagccttggcctcctgggctcaagcaatcctctcacctcagcttcccaagtagctgggactataggcgtttGCCagtatgcccagttaatttttgtattttttatagagaacaggatttgccatgttgcccaggctggtctggaattttGAGCTCTAGAGATCCACCCCCTcttcacctcccaaaatgctgggattacaggcatgtgccactgcgcctggcttggtttatttttttctattatgtggAGAGAGATGGGAATTTAACCAACTATCAATAAAAATCCTTGTGTCTGAGTAGGACACATATTTACCACCTGATCCTTTATCCAAGTTAGTATTTCTCTGTGAACTTAACCCTGATAAAGGGAGTTGAAACAGAGGCAGTTTTactggaaataattatttttcttttttttctctccttttaggAAAAcgaaaaagaacaaacagaaaagtaaGAATATTAACTTTCTTAACGTTAATTTATGTTACCTCTATGACATTGAcgtttttattttgaaagctaTGAAATTTTGGAGTAAGCTTATGTTTATTGATTATCTCAAATAGGAGTCTCACAGCAGTGTTATAAAATAGGTACATGGTGGTAGAGACCTCTTTTTGCCAAGGAGAAACTTGTGAGCATTTATTTTCATCTGCTTTAGTCTTAATGTCTCCCACTGAGAagataacatttataaataaatggaagatggTGATACTAAATGTTGTCTATACTAAATGTTCGGTAGAGCTCTTCATGAaagttgtatttttggtaggaatATGATTCTTTAACTTAGATTGAGGTAACAGCTGTGTAAtggagaaataatgaaaagggTTAATGTGTCAAGAGACTATTTTCCTTATAGAGTTTGTTAAATTAGCTAAATGAGACCCCTCCCCGCCAACATTTACAGCACCTGGAAATGGAGATGGTGGCAGTACCAGTGAGACCCCTCAGCCTCCTCGGAAGAAAAGGGCCCGGGTAGATCCTACTGTTGAAAATGTGAGTTTTTCTTGTGTTTATGAATAGCATGTTAGGATTTTTAGTCTCAGTTACATGACATAACCATGGGAGCTTTGATTATCTACAAGATTTGCTTACATGGTTAAtacctgaaattaaaaattttctcttttggggGTAAAGGATAAATTTCTGTATATCTTTATTTCACCTGTAGCTCCAGATTTACCTACCCAATTGATCATTTGTTGTGTAAGCTTCATGTTCACCTACAAGACTATTTCTTTGGTGTTACGTATTTATTTTTAGGAGTTAAAGATGTACCTTTAAGATGGTTGTGTTTGGAATAGTTTTGATATCCAtggtaaataagaaaatactaaGTTAAAATGTATCAAGTCAGGGTGTTTCATTTCCTGAACAAGAGGAACCTTACTGAAGAATTTTTACCTTTACAAGAAAATGCACTAAATAGACTATAGTTCAGGTCAGATTCTTTTCTCCCAACAGCGAACCGCGTATGGTcgtttttattaatgattttaaaaaatgacagtaCAGCTGTATGCTTGGCTACTTTAAGATTTATCCCTAGTGCCTCTAAAAGTCAGCTCCCCTCCATGTTTGGTATTTAGCAAGAAAGGTTAGGTTTTTAATACTCCTCCTGTTTCTGTTTAGGAGGAAACATTCATGAACAGAGTTGAAGTTAAAGTAAAGATTCCTGAAGAGCTAAAACCGTGGCTTGTTGATGACTGGGACTTAATTACCAGGCAAAAACAGGTAACTTGAAAAGCTACCCAGATTGTTAAGCTATATGATACATTCTTGCTagcaaaaaaagtttttaaaggaaaatgttataTTGACTTGAATTATTAAGGTATGactgataaaataatattttaatttagagGCTGAACACTTTAGAACTACTACCAGAAAGAGTAAGTTAGAAGAATAAAAGTTCACATATAAATTTTATGAGGTTATAATGATAAAGGTGGAAATAACTCATTTTTGGAGATTGCTAGGGCAGGAACTCGTTCTGAAAATTCATAAAGGTGAAGAAGCATATGTCTTACTGTCATTGCTAATGGTAGGCCATAgaaagcacacaccaccacctgCAAGGTATTCATGACCCTGAAAAGAACCTGAATCTTACTAAGCGCCTGGATCTATTGTTAGTTTGCAGGAAATAGGATGTTTAATGGAGTGACATGTTTGTCAATCGTTGAACTCTATAATTGAGAATTTTATAGGACAAATGAAGCTATTTGAACAAATGGCATAGGTAGGGTTAGGGATAGTTGGGGGAGATGATTAGGGACTGCTTGAGGATTATGAGACTTAAGAGACCTATCAGTCATATACAGTATGTGGATATAGTTTGAATTCTGATTTGAATCCTTTGGAGGGTTATGCAGTTACAGCTAAACTGCGAAGATTCAAGCATGGCTGTATCACTTATTATTTGTGAGTTTGGACAAGTTTCTTAGCCTTTTTGTGCTTCTGTTTTTGCATTTAATGGAATAATAGTTTGTATTTGACAATGCTGATGAGAGGAcgaaaagataattattttaatgctttagaCTAGATCTAGCAAATAGTATGCATAACAGTAAATGATGACTTGGTAGTACCACAAAGGCACATTCGTGTCTGTTATGTGTGTGTGACagattgacatttttaaaagctgtgcTGTTCTGTCTAGTAGAGTCTCATTTGGCTGTTTAAATATATAGATGCTCCATAACTTAGAATGGGGTTACATCGCAATAAACCCAGCAGAGAGTTGGAAAATTAAGTCCAAACCATTGTAAGTTGGGAACTGTCTGTAGTTTCTCAGCCACATTATCCATGTTTTAAGTGCTGAATAGTATCTTTCCTAATTTGAAATACTGTTACTGTTACCtgatctttgtataaaaacttgCCTggtatgatttttctttaaaaaagagagtGCTTATATTTAAGCATATTTTTGTCTTCATAGCTCTTTTATCTTCCTGCCAAGAAGAATGTGGATTCCATTCTTGAGGATTATGCAAATTACAAGAAATCTCGTGGAAACACAGATAATAAgtaagaatatacatttttcagaTGACactcaaaagacatttaaaaaagtttctaaatAAGTCATCTGAAACTTGTACTGACTCCGAAACATTAATACCACCAGAAACTAGCAAAATAGAATTTCACTGCTTTGACACAGGAGTTGGCTGGCTgactttttcttaaagggccagatagtaaatattttaggtaaaatttaAGCTATCATGTAGGTATTTGCATAACCATTTAAAATTTAACCATCTGAAAATGTAAGAATCATCTTAATTGCTTTAGTTTGTCAAACCCTGCTTTCATatgccctttaaaaaaatctcagctATGGTTCATTATTACTAGCTcagcttttaattctttaaattgGTTGAATTATTCTCTATGTCAGTTATTTTTATTGACcagttttggaatatttttgttcatttatcagGGAGTATGCGGTTAATGAAGTTGTGGCAGGGATAAAAGAATACTTCAACGTAATGTTGGGTACCCAGCTACTCTATAAATTTGAGAGACCACAGTATGCTGAAATTCTTGCAGATCATCCCGATGCACCCATGTCCCAGGTGTATGGAGCGCCACATCTCCTGAGATTATTTGGTAATATGTCATGTAGAAAATAATGGATTTTACTTTTTGGGGGGTCTTCTCTAAATGAATAAGAGGTAAAGTAATTAACTTTCCAAAACATGACTCCCATTTTAATTTGAACTTTTATCTAGAATGTTAAATAGCAAAATCTCTTTAGGAGCAAGAGTTTTAAAAAtcgtgtattttattttataattttttttttttgagacagacagtctctgttgcccaggctggagtgcagtggtgcgatctttgctcactgcaacctccgcctcctgggttcaacaattctcctgcctcagcctcccaagtagctgggatcacaggtgtgcaccaccacatctgtggtaatttttgtattttctgtagagatggggtttcaccacgttcgccagggtggtcttgaatacctgacctcaagcgatcgcctatctcggcctcccaaagtgctgggattacaggcgtgagccactatgcccggcctaaaatcatgtattttaaagGAATTGGTGGTGTTTGCTCACATAATTAAAATACATGGTTGTAGTGCCCCTGCCTTGGATGTAACTTTGGATAAATTCTCTTGTTTAAACAGTACGAATTGGAGCAATGTTGGCTTATACACCTCTGGATGAGAAGAGCCTTGCTTTATTACTCAATTATCTTCACGATTTCCTAAAGTAAGTCTGTGCTTGAAATTATAAACATGGATTTGAAAATTAGCGTGTAATGGGAGGGATTGGCAGTATAGATGctaaaacattaaacattataTTGGTACAGGCATAGATAGTTGGTAATGGAGCAGTAAAAGTAAGTGCAAACACATGGGAGTCTCAGAAATGATAGATGGTATATAGATGATATATTGGTGCAGTAGGGGAAAGCAGTGGAGTCTGGTAGATTGGTGATAAGACAGCTGACAGTTTGGAAGAAAACAAAGCCACACTTGTCATGTACCAAAATTCTAGATGAATCtgaagtttaaaattaaattgttaagataatgaaaggagaaatgtaatattttcataGTTCTATAGTGTTCCATTTATGATAAATGGTTGGTACCTTTAATACACACAGAGTTCTTCGGTAAGAAATGAACAAACCAGTGAAAAGTAGGACAGGAAATTTACATCAATGGCAGCACAAAGGACCATTAAAAATATGTCAGAAATAATGATGAAAGTATAAACTGTCAGTAAAGTAGCACTTGTCAGATTGGCTAAGGTTTAAATGtttgaagaaatggagaaaagggcAATCCTGGTTTCTACAAGTTTTTGGAGGGCATTTTTATAATAGTGAAGAATTTGAAACAAGCACTTATTAAAAGGGTGAGGTCACTCTAAACATACTGATAAAGATGTCCATGTTTTCAATTGAAAAACAGCCAAGCTGTAGTAGAGGAGTATGGTGTAATTGTTACTTGTagagaaacattattttaatctttgcatAAGATCTGGCTTTCCAATGTGGATCTTAGTTAATACTGGGTTATTTCTTGGGCGTGGTGTTGGAAGGGAGGGTGGGAGTTTTCAGTTTCTACTTTGTATACTTCTGTATATGAATTTTCTCATTACAATCGTTTTACAGTAAATTTAAAACTGCAACGTGGACTTGAGAATGTAGGCAAGATTTATCATCTTTTCTTTACTAATGATAAATACCTtctttggacctcagtttctttatggAATGTGCTCTACTACTTGACATTTCACGTTCccttttatgtaattaaaaaaaaaaagtttattcatttagagatggagtcttgctctgtcgcccaggctggagtgcagtgatgcgatcacagctcactacaacctccgcctcttgggttcaaacgattcttgggcctcagcctcccaagtagctgggattacaggtgcacaccaccatgcctgactgatgtttgtatttttagtagagatggggttttgccatgttggccaggctgatcttgaactcctggcctcaaatttttgtgcctcggccccccaaagtgctgtgattacaggtgtaagcaaCTGTGCTTGGCctgataggatttttttcttttttcttttcttttctttttttttttttttttttttttgagatggagtttcacgcttgtccatgctggagtacagtggcgtgatctcagctcaccacaacctctgcctccaggttcaagcaattctcctgcctcagcctcccgagtatctgggattacaggcatgcgctaccatgtccagctaattttgtgtctttagtagagacgggtttctccactttggtcaggctggtcttgaaccccaacctcaggtgatcagcttgccttggcctcccaaagtgctgggattacaggcatgagccaccactcccggctgataacgattttttttttagaaaatgtctaGATGTTCTTTTAGGGTAATGCTGTCATGTAATAGGATAATAACTGTTTCTTAAAGATGGTTCAAGCTCCCAAGTTGGTATTCTGCAGACATAACTGttctttgctgtttagaaatagGGGAGTAACTCCAGAGTTCATTCCTTTGTATATGTATAGTGTTGTTCATTGTATAACCTTATTTATTTACCTGAATTGTCATTATGTGTGGTTTTACTGTGAGAGAATGTCTGGTTTAATGTATTTTAGGAAAGTGTTTTCTGTGgcttatgtatataatatataggaaGAGATTTGGATCAAGATAatgacctttaaaaatttttgtaatgaatattttatttttaggtaccTGGCAAAGAATTCTGCAACTTTGTTCAGTGCCAGCGATTATGAAGTGGCTCCTCCTGAGTACCATCGGAAAGCTGTGTGAGAGGCACTCTCACTCACTTATGTTTGGATCTCCGTAAACACATTTTTGTTCTTAGTCTATCTCTTGTACAAACGATGTGCTTTGAAGATGTTAGTGTATAACAATtgatgtttgttttctgtttgattttaaacagagaaaaaataaaagggggtAATagctccttttttcttctttctttttttttttcatttcaaaattgctgCCAGTGTTTTCAATGATGGACAACAGAGGGATATGCTGTAGAGTGTTTTATTGCCTAGTTGACAAAGCTGCTTTTGAATGCTGGTGGTTCTATTCCTTTGACACTACGCACTTTTATAATACATGTTAATGCTATATGACAAAATGCTCTGATTCCTAGTGCCAAAGGTTCAATTCAGTGTATATAACTGAACACACTCATccatttgtgcttttgtttttttttatggtgCTTAAAGTAAAGAGCCCATCCTTTGCaagtcatccatgttgttactTAGGCATTTTATCTTGGCTCAAATTGTTGAAGAATGGTGGCTTGTTTCATGGTTTTTGTATTTGTGTCTAATGCACGTTTTAACATGATAGACGCAATGCATTGTGTAGCTAGTTTTCTGGAAAAGTCAATCTTTTAGGAATTGTTTTTCAGatcttcaataaattttttctttaaatttcaaagAACAATGTGCTTGTGTTGATGCCTTACAAAAACCATTGTATATTTGTGTATTCCTTCTTGTATTTAGACAGTGGTTTTTCAGGTGCGTGCTTTGTTTTCTGGTATGGCCTTTATGGAATGAGACGCTTTAGCTTTGGTACGTAGCGCTAATCCATAGCAGCTTTGGCAGTTTGCTGTCTTGAGTCTTAGCTAAAAAGTTAGAAGTTTACAtgactgttttttttattttccctaaattATTACTTACTCTGAGCATTAATTAAGGGCATTTTCACCTGTGTAAAATTATGGTCAGCTTTTTTCTGTCTATAATTGTTTACTTTTGTGGGTTTACTCTAGAAACATGAGCCAAAAATGTCAATAGACAACACAGTATTAAAATAACCCAAAAGTTGTAAAGGGCAACGTTTCTCCCCTTTGATAGGGACACTAAAGTGGTCTGTACTTGGGTAGAGGATGGCAGACGTTAAGAATTAAAATgcgtctgggtgcagtggctcacgcttgtaatcccagcactttgggaggctgaggcgggcggatcacctgaggtcaggagttcgacaccagcctgatgaacatggagaaaccccatctctactaaaaatacaaatattagctgggcgttgtggcgcacgcctgtaatcccagcgactcacgaggctgaggcaggagaattgcttgaactcaggaggcagaggttgcagtgagccaagattgtgccattgcactccagcctgggcaacaagagtgaaactctgtctcaaaaaaaaaaaaaaaaaaaccctcagaaaacaattaaaatgcaaAGCAGCAGATAAGTTCAGATGGCGAGAGTTACAGCAGCAATACAAGAGGGATAATGAGTGCAGGAGGGAAATAGGAGTAAGTTCCAAAGAAGCAGGATTTGCTTGGGTTGTTTGAAGGGAACTGCTTCTACCCATAGTTGTCTTCCTGCCGCCTCCTTCATTCGGCTtacttgttctctttttctttacccTTTTTGTCACAACTGTACTGATTTAGTTGGATTTCTAACAAATAGGGATTGTTGTTGCCTGGGGTCTTTCAGCTGTTGAAAGTTCTTGTTTATCTAGATGtgacttaaaaaatgaaacacttcAAGAATTTACGTGTCATTCTTggcacaggggccatgctaatcttgattgtttgaatttttaatatttttgctaaCAAAATGAGCCctagatgtgatttttttttttaatgtgtactCATGGTCCCTTGAACATTAGTGTTACTGGTTAggtatttaaagattttcttgccgagcgtggtggctcacacctgtaatctgtaatctcagcactttggggctgaggtgggaggattacttgagcccaggagtttgaaagtaGCGTGGGTAACGTAGggaagagaccttgtctctacaaataatttttttttttttttttgaggcagagtctctctctgtcatccaggctggagtgcagtggtgtgatctcggctcactgcaagctccgcgtcctgggttcatgccattctccagactcagcctcccgagtagctgggactacaggcacccgccaccatgcctggctaattgtttgtatttttagtagagatggggtttcgccacgttagctagaatggtctcgatctcctgacctcgtgatctgcctgcttcggcctcccaaagtgctgggattacaggcatgagccactgcacccggcttctacaaataattttatgagtagcctggcatggtggcgtgtgcccatggtcccagctacctgagaggctgaggcaggagaatcacctgacccCAAgatatcaaggctgcagtgagctgtgattgtaccattgtgttccagcctgggtgacagagcgagaccctgtctcctaaaaaaaagTTGAGGACTCGATCTTTTCGTTTATATTATCAATATTTACTGTGctagaaattaaaactttaaaacttaaaaatacgtGTCTTCATTAGTCATCAGAATGATACCGTCACACATCATGTAACCTCAGGAAAATTTCATGTACACTCGAGAAAAAGACTGATTTAAAATAGCTTTAACCTCATAGGCAGCATGAAAATATCTCAGGTACTGCAGAGATCTCTGGACCACTCGTTGAGAACTGCCGCTATAGATATTTGTGTCCTGAGGGTTGTAACAGTCTTAGGGTTCTGTATTCAGAAATTTAAACATTCCTTCACAAAACCTGAAAGTCAAGATTTTGTTCGTTATTCATTAAGCCTCCTCCCTCCATTTAAATATAGCATTAGAAAAGAACATTGATAGGTTTACCTGATGACACTAAAAGAGGCAGTAATCTTTGGACATTAAATCTACAGAgtattttgaatatgttttcatttactaGTAATTTTAATGTCGCTCCAGAATATCTTACATATTAGTAGTAAGTAGCTGGAATGATGTAATCAAAATCATACTGATTAATAATTACTTACCAAAACATGAAATTAGATGAATATTAATATTAGTACCGTTAGGTTTTAATAcggttttttctttattttttattttttgagacagtcttgcactgttgcccatgctggagtgcagtggcgcgatctcggctcactgcaacctccgcctcccaagttgaagcaattctcctgcctcagcctcccgagtagctgggactacaggtatgagccaccgcacccagctagtttttgtatttttttagtagagatggggtttctccgtggtcgtcaggctggcctcgaactcctgacctcaactgatccacctatctcagcctcccaaagtgctgggattacaagcgtgagccaccacgcccggcatgtTTCCAGATATTTTTACTCTCTGGTGTTTATTAAACTTAACCCAGGCAGACTGAGTCTCAGCCATGTTAGAGATTTTCCTGGATTAGCTGCCTTGTAGTACAATC is drawn from Homo sapiens chromosome 15, GRCh38.p14 Primary Assembly and contains these coding sequences:
- the MORF4L1 gene encoding mortality factor 4-like protein 1 isoform 3 (isoform 3 is encoded by transcript variant 5), with translation MRGAAPGKKTSGLQQKNVEVKTKKNKQKTPGNGDGGSTSETPQPPRKKRARVDPTVENEETFMNRVEVKVKIPEELKPWLVDDWDLITRQKQLFYLPAKKNVDSILEDYANYKKSRGNTDNKEYAVNEVVAGIKEYFNVMLGTQLLYKFERPQYAEILADHPDAPMSQVYGAPHLLRLFVRIGAMLAYTPLDEKSLALLLNYLHDFLKYLAKNSATLFSASDYEVAPPEYHRKAV
- the MORF4L1 gene encoding mortality factor 4-like protein 1 isoform 2 (isoform 2 is encoded by transcript variant 2); this encodes MAPKQDPKPKFQEGERVLCFHGPLLYEAKCVKVAIKDKQVKYFIHYSGWNKKSAVRPRRSEKSLKTHEDIVALFPVPEGAPSVHHPLLTSSWDEWVPESRVLKYVDTNLQKQRELQKANQEQYAEGKMRGAAPGKKTSGLQQKNVEVKTKKNKQKTPGNGDGGSTSETPQPPRKKRARVDPTVENEETFMNRVEVKVKIPEELKPWLVDDWDLITRQKQLFYLPAKKNVDSILEDYANYKKSRGNTDNKEYAVNEVVAGIKEYFNVMLGTQLLYKFERPQYAEILADHPDAPMSQVYGAPHLLRLFVRIGAMLAYTPLDEKSLALLLNYLHDFLKYLAKNSATLFSASDYEVAPPEYHRKAV
- the MORF4L1 gene encoding mortality factor 4-like protein 1 isoform 1 (isoform 1 is encoded by transcript variant 1), producing the protein MAPKQDPKPKFQEGERVLCFHGPLLYEAKCVKVAIKDKQVKYFIHYSGWNKNWDEWVPESRVLKYVDTNLQKQRELQKANQEQYAEGKMRGAAPGKKTSGLQQKNVEVKTKKNKQKTPGNGDGGSTSETPQPPRKKRARVDPTVENEETFMNRVEVKVKIPEELKPWLVDDWDLITRQKQLFYLPAKKNVDSILEDYANYKKSRGNTDNKEYAVNEVVAGIKEYFNVMLGTQLLYKFERPQYAEILADHPDAPMSQVYGAPHLLRLFVRIGAMLAYTPLDEKSLALLLNYLHDFLKYLAKNSATLFSASDYEVAPPEYHRKAV